The following are from one region of the Tenacibaculum dicentrarchi genome:
- the bluB gene encoding 5,6-dimethylbenzimidazole synthase: MNKFTPENIETLEQIILARRDVRGNRFLNTPISKEHLDKILFAGVNAPSVGFSQPWEFVVIKDLKIRNKIKDSFFEENEKAKTLFEGKKADAYTQLKLEGIVESALNIAVFYKPSEHPVLGQTSMKEAGVYSVVCAIQNMWLMARALNVGLGWVSILNANKVKTILNAPNDRQLIGYLCLGHVDKFYENPELERLKWEKRKNINDVVIKESYQ; the protein is encoded by the coding sequence ATGAACAAATTTACTCCAGAAAATATTGAAACCCTTGAGCAAATAATACTTGCACGTAGAGATGTTAGAGGAAATCGGTTTTTAAATACGCCTATATCTAAAGAACATTTAGATAAAATTCTGTTTGCTGGAGTAAATGCGCCATCTGTTGGATTTTCTCAACCGTGGGAATTTGTGGTTATTAAAGATTTAAAAATCAGAAATAAAATTAAAGACAGTTTTTTTGAAGAAAACGAAAAAGCTAAAACTCTTTTTGAAGGTAAAAAAGCAGATGCTTACACACAATTAAAATTAGAGGGTATTGTAGAATCGGCATTAAATATTGCGGTTTTTTACAAACCAAGTGAACATCCTGTTTTAGGGCAAACTTCTATGAAAGAAGCAGGTGTTTATTCGGTGGTTTGTGCCATTCAAAATATGTGGTTGATGGCAAGGGCGTTAAATGTGGGTTTAGGTTGGGTTAGTATTTTAAATGCGAACAAAGTGAAAACTATTTTAAATGCGCCTAATGACAGACAATTAATTGGTTATTTGTGTTTAGGTCATGTAGATAAATTTTATGAGAACCCAGAATTAGAACGTTTAAAATGGGAAAAACGTAAGAACATTAACGATGTTGTTATTAAAGAATCTTATCAATAA
- the cobJ gene encoding precorrin-3B C(17)-methyltransferase yields the protein MKITVAGLGPGDIDYMLPVVKNALQKADVVIGYDYYFQFGKSLFKEDAELISMPLGKEEARAHKAVEKANEDKYVVVIGSGDASIYAMAAIVYEVVSKENHDDIELETLPGVSAFLAAGSKLGAPLGHDFCCISLSDLMTPWNKIEQRIKAAAMGDFVTSLYNPKSKKRHWQLGRLQKIFLEKRSPSTPVAIIRHVTRPEEECKITTLGEFNPEDVDMFCLVMIGNSQTYRFKDYLVTPRGYLNRKPHTGKEIQQESFRIVTEHIQDLPFTVADKWAITRVIHTTGILEDFNHYSATPEAIENWHEHLKNGGEIVTDVTMVKAGITKAFTKEYGNQIHCLLNDEDAQLLATSENITRSQAGIRKAIEKYPNALYVVGNAPTALFEIVDQIRDNDNFKPVGVVGVPVGFVNVLEAKEQLSQTKNTNWVVIEGNRGGSNVAAAIVNAAFTLPEASIYFKS from the coding sequence ATGAAAATAACCGTTGCGGGATTAGGTCCTGGAGATATAGATTATATGTTACCCGTTGTTAAAAATGCGTTGCAAAAAGCGGATGTTGTTATTGGGTACGACTATTATTTTCAATTTGGAAAATCGTTATTTAAAGAAGATGCCGAATTAATTTCGATGCCTCTAGGAAAAGAAGAAGCAAGAGCTCACAAAGCTGTTGAAAAAGCAAACGAAGATAAATATGTAGTAGTTATTGGTTCTGGTGATGCCAGTATTTATGCAATGGCTGCGATTGTTTACGAAGTTGTATCTAAAGAAAATCATGATGATATTGAGTTAGAAACCTTACCTGGTGTTTCTGCTTTTTTAGCTGCTGGAAGTAAATTAGGTGCGCCGTTAGGTCACGATTTTTGTTGTATTTCATTATCTGATTTAATGACTCCTTGGAACAAAATAGAACAAAGAATTAAGGCTGCCGCAATGGGCGATTTTGTAACGAGTTTATACAATCCGAAAAGTAAAAAAAGACATTGGCAGTTAGGTCGATTACAAAAAATATTTTTAGAAAAACGCTCTCCTTCTACTCCTGTTGCAATTATTAGGCATGTAACTCGCCCTGAAGAAGAATGTAAAATTACCACTTTAGGCGAATTTAATCCTGAAGATGTAGATATGTTTTGTTTGGTGATGATTGGAAATTCGCAAACATATCGTTTTAAAGATTATTTAGTTACTCCTAGAGGATACTTAAATCGAAAACCACATACAGGAAAAGAAATTCAACAAGAAAGTTTTAGAATTGTTACCGAACATATTCAAGATTTACCTTTTACTGTTGCCGATAAATGGGCAATAACAAGAGTTATTCATACCACAGGAATTTTAGAAGATTTTAATCATTATTCAGCAACTCCAGAAGCGATTGAAAACTGGCATGAACATTTAAAAAATGGTGGTGAAATTGTAACAGATGTTACTATGGTTAAAGCAGGAATTACAAAGGCTTTCACTAAAGAATATGGAAATCAAATACATTGTTTATTAAATGATGAAGATGCGCAATTATTAGCAACTTCAGAAAATATTACACGTTCTCAAGCAGGAATTAGAAAAGCTATTGAAAAATATCCAAACGCTTTATATGTTGTTGGAAATGCTCCAACTGCTTTATTCGAAATTGTAGATCAAATAAGAGATAACGACAATTTTAAACCTGTTGGAGTTGTTGGTGTGCCTGTTGGTTTTGTAAATGTTTTAGAAGCTAAAGAACAATTGTCGCAAACAAAAAACACAAATTGGGTAGTTATAGAAGGAAACAGAGGCGGAAGTAATGTTGCTGCCGCTATTGTTAATGCTGCTTTTACATTACCTGAAGCTTCAATTTATTTTAAATCATAA
- the cobI gene encoding precorrin-2 C(20)-methyltransferase, protein MITGTIHGVSLGTGDADLITLKGLKTLQQADKIYYPGSLFKDGRKVSYSRTILNNYNLETNKLVGFYLKMDLERIQAKEVYETTFQQILNDYKNGLYIAIVSEGDISTYSSFSYLLEKIKAHQLKIDLIPGITSYLHLSSESQIPLCLQNEKVTVIPRIQSKEELQEAIDNFDTIVLMKIISVIDIITTVIDTQKHSVTYAERLGTDQQFITNNWDIASKRETPYFSLIIIKKIKK, encoded by the coding sequence ATGATAACGGGTACAATACACGGTGTTTCGTTAGGTACTGGTGATGCGGATTTAATTACCTTAAAAGGATTAAAAACCTTACAGCAAGCTGATAAAATATATTATCCTGGTTCATTATTTAAAGATGGTCGAAAAGTGAGTTATTCACGTACTATTTTAAATAATTACAATTTAGAGACTAATAAATTGGTCGGATTTTATCTAAAGATGGATTTAGAAAGAATTCAGGCTAAAGAGGTTTACGAAACTACTTTTCAACAAATTTTAAACGATTATAAAAATGGTTTATACATAGCTATTGTAAGCGAAGGTGATATTAGTACCTACAGCTCTTTTTCTTATCTATTAGAAAAAATTAAAGCTCATCAATTAAAAATAGATTTAATTCCAGGAATTACTTCTTACTTGCATTTATCATCAGAAAGTCAAATTCCTTTGTGTTTGCAAAATGAAAAAGTAACCGTTATTCCTCGCATCCAGAGTAAAGAAGAATTACAAGAAGCTATTGATAATTTTGACACCATAGTTTTAATGAAAATTATATCGGTTATTGATATAATTACCACTGTAATTGACACTCAAAAACATAGCGTCACCTATGCCGAACGCCTAGGAACTGACCAACAATTTATAACTAATAACTGGGATATAGCTAGTAAAAGAGAAACTCCTTATTTTTCTCTTATCATTATTAAAAAAATAAAAAAATGA
- a CDS encoding sirohydrochlorin chelatase, translated as MKKGILLCGHGSRTKTGTDAFKQLVEALQARYTDYEVDYGFLEFNHPVYEASIERMYQKGIREIYALPIILFAGSHAKNDIPYEMNTIQSYYSDLTIKMGKHLGVNSFLLELAQKRILEEESKHPVIDRKDVCLMVVGRGTTDTDANSDVHKLACMLGEGMGFGFTTVAYSGTAYPTVTKSLELTSKMEFKRTIAIPFFFFTGILLERIYNQIRTFDETSPFEHIYTDAFGSDELILKAFDERLDETINGTANMNCQLCKYRKQIVGLEDEVGKEQVGHHLGVKGVLFEEDEKVGQKSNVFTKIKKGLGI; from the coding sequence ATGAAAAAAGGAATTTTACTTTGCGGACATGGTAGCAGAACCAAAACAGGAACTGATGCTTTTAAACAATTAGTTGAAGCCTTACAGGCTCGTTATACTGATTATGAAGTGGATTATGGATTTTTAGAATTCAATCATCCTGTGTATGAAGCTTCTATTGAACGCATGTATCAAAAAGGAATTCGTGAAATTTATGCTTTGCCGATTATTCTTTTTGCAGGTTCTCATGCTAAAAATGATATTCCGTATGAAATGAATACCATACAGAGTTATTATAGCGATTTAACTATAAAAATGGGAAAACACCTTGGTGTAAATTCGTTTTTACTAGAATTGGCTCAAAAAAGAATTTTAGAAGAAGAAAGCAAACATCCTGTTATTGATAGAAAAGATGTTTGTTTAATGGTGGTTGGACGAGGAACTACAGATACTGATGCCAATTCTGATGTACACAAATTAGCGTGTATGTTAGGCGAAGGAATGGGTTTTGGTTTTACAACCGTTGCATATAGCGGAACGGCGTATCCGACGGTTACTAAAAGTTTAGAATTAACCAGTAAAATGGAATTTAAACGAACTATTGCGATTCCGTTTTTCTTTTTTACAGGAATTCTTTTAGAACGTATTTACAATCAAATTCGCACTTTTGATGAAACCTCTCCTTTTGAACATATTTATACTGATGCTTTTGGTAGCGATGAATTAATTTTAAAAGCTTTTGATGAACGTTTAGATGAAACCATCAACGGTACAGCAAATATGAATTGCCAATTGTGTAAATATCGAAAACAAATTGTTGGATTAGAAGATGAAGTTGGTAAAGAACAAGTTGGACATCATTTAGGTGTAAAAGGTGTTTTATTTGAAGAAGATGAAAAAGTTGGGCAAAAAAGTAATGTATTTACTAAAATTAAAAAAGGCTTAGGAATATGA
- the cobA gene encoding uroporphyrinogen-III C-methyltransferase — protein sequence MNKQHVSILGLGWLGLPLALQLQKNGYTVNGSTSSVEKLKTLAKYSFHTCRIRLEADNIIGDWESFITDTNILIINFPPKRIDNIETIHPKQIAQIIEQTPKSTKVIFVSSTSVYQNNNNLINEAEKCVPEKASGHALIKAEELLQQHFGDNLTILRLAGLIGAKRHPGRFLANKKQLKNPNVPVNLIHQKDVISLIDTILNQNCFGEIINGCADIHPKRKEYYENAAIKLNMPAPIFETAKTSEERFKIIDNSKSKSLLNFTYQFANPEWIFTREHLPEISIVGAGPGNKNLLTLKAFEAIETAEIILHDNLISDEILNINTQAERIYVGRKFGDKEDQQSRQDNINLLMKKHCEQGDKVVRIKSGDPYIYGRAAEEVRFLKKHKLPFTVVPGISAVLAAASAVDIPITERRKSNAVLICTAHTADYSTEQLKGIAEMLKAGNTLALYMGLKSLDKLIPKLISICGDSTIPINAVSNVSRNNEVLLSSTLGEIENDIKKQPLQMPVVFLIGVKPIN from the coding sequence ATGAATAAACAACATGTTTCAATATTAGGTTTGGGCTGGTTAGGTTTACCGCTTGCTTTACAGTTACAAAAAAATGGATATACTGTTAATGGAAGTACCTCATCTGTAGAAAAACTAAAAACACTTGCTAAATATTCGTTTCATACTTGCAGAATAAGACTTGAAGCCGATAATATTATTGGTGATTGGGAATCTTTTATTACAGATACAAACATCCTTATTATTAATTTTCCGCCTAAAAGAATTGATAATATTGAAACAATTCATCCGAAGCAAATAGCGCAAATTATAGAACAAACTCCTAAATCAACAAAAGTTATTTTTGTGAGTTCTACTTCGGTATATCAAAACAATAATAATCTGATAAATGAAGCTGAAAAATGTGTTCCTGAAAAAGCATCTGGACACGCATTAATTAAAGCCGAAGAATTATTACAACAACATTTTGGTGATAATTTAACTATTTTACGTTTAGCGGGTTTAATCGGTGCGAAACGTCATCCTGGAAGATTTCTTGCCAATAAAAAGCAATTAAAAAACCCTAATGTACCTGTTAATTTAATTCATCAGAAAGATGTTATTAGTTTAATTGATACTATTTTAAATCAAAATTGTTTTGGTGAAATTATTAATGGTTGTGCAGATATACATCCGAAAAGAAAAGAATATTATGAAAATGCAGCTATCAAATTAAATATGCCTGCTCCTATTTTTGAAACAGCTAAAACATCAGAAGAACGTTTTAAAATAATTGATAATTCAAAATCAAAATCGTTATTAAATTTCACGTATCAATTTGCTAATCCTGAATGGATTTTTACAAGAGAACATTTACCTGAAATTTCGATTGTTGGCGCAGGTCCTGGAAATAAAAATCTACTAACTTTAAAAGCTTTTGAGGCGATTGAAACTGCGGAAATTATTTTACATGATAATTTAATTTCTGATGAAATATTAAACATCAATACACAAGCGGAACGTATTTATGTCGGTAGAAAATTTGGCGATAAAGAAGACCAACAAAGTCGTCAAGATAACATCAATTTATTGATGAAAAAACATTGTGAACAAGGTGATAAAGTCGTTCGCATAAAATCTGGCGACCCATATATTTATGGAAGAGCTGCCGAAGAGGTTCGTTTTTTAAAGAAACATAAACTTCCTTTTACAGTTGTCCCAGGGATTTCAGCTGTATTAGCAGCCGCTAGCGCAGTTGACATACCTATTACAGAAAGAAGAAAATCAAACGCCGTTTTAATTTGTACCGCACATACAGCAGATTATTCAACCGAACAATTGAAAGGAATTGCTGAAATGCTAAAAGCAGGAAATACATTAGCGCTGTATATGGGCTTAAAAAGTTTAGATAAATTAATTCCTAAATTGATAAGCATTTGTGGAGATTCTACAATTCCTATCAATGCTGTTTCTAATGTATCAAGAAATAATGAAGTATTACTTTCATCAACATTAGGAGAAATAGAAAACGATATAAAAAAACAACCACTACAAATGCCTGTAGTATTTTTAATAGGTGTAAAACCAATAAATTAA
- a CDS encoding (2Fe-2S) ferredoxin domain-containing protein, with amino-acid sequence MGKDIANTTHTFFFCDGGSCQKAGSEQVTRTARAYLRNNNLWDKTHTIKTRCNGRCEDAPTCIVYPGEFWYKELTPEKITPIIKAHINNEPFNEDDLLYKKEWNKLVSNNERAPIKPKPFELKNDAELGNCFITKGFSSDQYLYPLFLYLSENPKGVTLAMADKNIISFDKIITVNYSDTHTLELKTKTEIIKLTIAAVPKENKELQQSKISSTEYFHQKETALTGIRFKNKFGEILGKITFDSIENKAWLYCTKIQLQNTNLHLK; translated from the coding sequence ATGGGAAAAGATATAGCTAATACAACGCATACATTTTTCTTTTGCGACGGAGGTTCTTGTCAAAAAGCAGGAAGCGAACAAGTAACAAGAACGGCAAGAGCTTACTTACGAAACAATAATCTTTGGGATAAAACGCATACAATTAAAACAAGATGTAACGGTAGATGTGAAGATGCTCCAACTTGTATTGTGTATCCTGGCGAGTTTTGGTATAAAGAATTAACACCTGAAAAAATTACTCCAATTATAAAGGCTCATATTAATAATGAGCCTTTTAATGAAGATGATTTATTATACAAAAAAGAATGGAATAAACTAGTTTCTAATAACGAAAGAGCGCCTATAAAACCAAAACCTTTCGAGTTAAAAAATGATGCTGAATTAGGAAATTGTTTTATTACTAAAGGTTTTAGCTCTGATCAATATTTATATCCTCTTTTCTTATATTTATCAGAAAATCCAAAAGGTGTAACACTTGCTATGGCTGATAAAAATATTATTTCTTTTGATAAAATAATTACAGTAAATTATTCAGATACACATACGCTTGAATTAAAAACTAAAACGGAAATCATAAAGTTAACAATTGCTGCAGTTCCTAAAGAAAATAAGGAATTACAACAATCAAAAATTTCTAGTACAGAATATTTTCATCAAAAAGAAACAGCACTCACAGGTATTCGTTTCAAAAATAAATTTGGTGAAATTTTAGGAAAAATAACTTTCGATTCCATAGAAAATAAAGCTTGGTTATATTGCACTAAAATTCAGTTACAAAACACCAACTTACATTTAAAATAA
- a CDS encoding TonB-dependent receptor, which produces MQKLILCSLWIMCFSLSVFSQNNKKNSEIELSEIIINSKNEKKLGTHKVSKISLQLRPINSAHDFLKTVPGLFIAQHAGGGKAEQIFLRGFDNDHGTDFAVLVDDIGVNLSSHAHGQGYADLHFLIPETVQAADYYKGPHETSLGNFAVSGAAKFSSKDKVHRNFVKLEYGQYDFARALAMVSLIDKNNSLTKNEESAYIAIEGTYNDSFFESEQRLKRLNTFTKYTVAFSDNHKLRTSISTFNSNWNASGQIPLRAVKSGLIDRFGAIDDKEGGDTERMHFNMQLSSDISDKTQLTNQFYYVSNKYNLFSNFSFYQNNPVNGDMIHQQENRKTYTYKGNISTKNIFQIPNSTTTFGWEIQRNNNNIGLNNAIGRTLSNPINEFDIKETNVALFLKERIQITPKLTALAGLRADYFDFNVTEIVPVSQQGKTNSIRISPKFSLFYDATKNLQLYAKASSGFHSNYANAAIKNKEINPLPKAIGYDIGTEFKIGKNFVGNIATFYLQSDAEFVFSPDGFEFENKGRSKRIGSEASFRYQPLPYFWFDTDLNYSFGTLLDTPKTENKIPSAPRFTSTGGATLRLKNGINTSLRYRFLGERPLIKDESVIADSYFIADFVINYIRPKYQIGLSVENIFNTAWREAFFYDSSQLKNELQPIDDIHFTPGTPFLSKVSFTYFF; this is translated from the coding sequence ATGCAAAAATTGATTTTATGCAGTCTATGGATAATGTGTTTTTCATTATCTGTATTCTCACAAAACAACAAAAAAAACTCAGAAATAGAACTTTCTGAAATAATTATCAACTCTAAAAACGAAAAAAAATTAGGTACTCATAAGGTTTCTAAAATTTCGTTGCAATTACGACCAATAAATAGCGCTCACGATTTTTTAAAAACAGTACCAGGTTTATTTATAGCGCAACATGCTGGTGGCGGAAAAGCCGAACAAATATTTTTAAGAGGTTTTGATAACGACCATGGAACCGATTTTGCTGTTTTAGTTGATGATATTGGCGTTAATTTAAGTTCTCACGCACACGGACAAGGCTATGCAGATTTACATTTTTTAATTCCTGAAACTGTTCAAGCTGCCGATTATTATAAAGGACCTCATGAAACTTCATTAGGAAATTTTGCCGTTTCTGGAGCTGCTAAATTTTCATCAAAAGATAAAGTACATCGTAATTTTGTAAAGTTAGAATATGGTCAATACGATTTTGCTAGAGCTTTGGCAATGGTATCACTTATTGATAAAAACAATTCTTTAACTAAGAATGAAGAAAGTGCTTACATTGCTATTGAAGGAACTTATAATGACAGTTTTTTTGAAAGTGAACAAAGACTTAAAAGATTAAATACATTTACAAAATATACCGTTGCATTTTCTGATAATCATAAATTAAGAACATCAATTTCTACATTTAATAGTAATTGGAATGCTTCGGGTCAAATACCTTTAAGAGCTGTTAAAAGTGGATTAATAGATAGATTTGGAGCTATTGACGATAAAGAAGGTGGCGATACTGAAAGAATGCATTTTAACATGCAATTATCTTCTGATATTTCTGATAAAACACAGCTTACAAATCAGTTTTATTATGTTTCTAATAAGTACAATTTGTTTTCTAATTTTTCTTTTTATCAAAATAATCCTGTTAATGGTGATATGATTCATCAACAAGAAAATCGTAAAACATATACTTATAAAGGAAATATTTCAACTAAAAACATATTTCAAATACCAAATAGCACCACTACTTTTGGTTGGGAAATTCAACGTAACAATAACAATATTGGTTTAAATAATGCTATTGGACGTACCTTGTCAAATCCTATAAATGAATTTGATATTAAAGAAACAAACGTTGCTTTATTTTTAAAAGAAAGAATTCAAATAACTCCTAAGCTAACTGCTTTAGCAGGTCTTAGAGCTGATTATTTCGATTTTAATGTAACCGAAATAGTACCAGTTTCTCAACAAGGGAAAACAAATTCTATTAGAATAAGTCCGAAATTTAGTTTGTTTTATGATGCTACTAAAAACTTACAATTATATGCAAAAGCAAGTTCTGGTTTTCATTCAAACTACGCAAACGCAGCTATAAAAAACAAAGAAATTAATCCGTTACCTAAAGCTATCGGATACGATATTGGTACAGAATTTAAAATAGGAAAAAACTTTGTTGGTAACATTGCTACTTTTTATTTACAAAGTGATGCTGAATTTGTTTTTAGTCCTGATGGATTTGAATTTGAAAATAAAGGAAGATCGAAACGAATTGGTAGTGAAGCATCTTTTAGATATCAACCATTGCCTTATTTTTGGTTCGATACCGATTTAAATTATAGTTTTGGAACTTTATTAGATACTCCGAAAACTGAAAATAAAATTCCTAGTGCGCCTCGTTTTACTTCAACTGGTGGCGCTACTTTGCGTTTAAAAAATGGAATTAACACATCGTTACGTTATCGTTTTTTAGGAGAACGTCCTTTAATTAAAGACGAATCTGTAATTGCTGACAGTTATTTTATTGCAGATTTTGTTATCAACTACATAAGACCAAAATATCAAATAGGTTTATCCGTAGAAAATATTTTTAATACAGCATGGAGAGAAGCTTTTTTTTATGATTCGTCACAATTAAAAAACGAATTACAACCTATTGATGATATTCATTTTACACCAGGAACTCCTTTTTTATCAAAAGTAAGTTTCACTTATTTCTTTTAA
- a CDS encoding TonB-dependent siderophore receptor — MKFKLLFSFLISSSLLIAQNSKSVQLLNKQNGLPIEFSSIINNNSKKGTSSNNKGIFKITGNPNDVINISYVGYKSTSILFKKLADIIYLHPLSVQLQGVEISSTRKKYVELNKLQLKNLDAPLTTNSVSSKLIKIRNTNDLGTAVKSATGVRPINRYGGFQTFRIRGFNNFVLLNDGTRDERHNLSTSAPSTNLANVERIEILKGPSGVMFGHAALGGIINIIRKKPTTDFSAEFNTTYGSFNTYEMSVGMGGPIDQKLRYRVDFGVSKSDGWRDFGINTNNASFAVNYTPTKKDVLDISFQANNDKYDTDTGIPVDKDGSIVKAMDVKTRYNDPQDYLKHKRFDLQIKYKHQFNKKLKLTNNFSWSDDDINYLSTEWLSFNAAKDSITRGFPFYFNHTTNTIQNQLDLSYQFKTGKVKHKSLFGQSVSILERKSFRGSVVGPGTYTTISVQNPILNQGHIEAVDQKVQIRDEFNSGFYWQNWSNISDNFKALIGIRYDIFKGRYATDKIKANRTLIKAGDRTEVPSTAFSYRAGLVYQPLKNISIFSSYSNYFKPSRTIAPNSEIFDPEKGYQIEGGLKFERNNTLNISLSTFYILKHNIVEKNKVNQYLQIGEADSKGIEFDLEYTPIKNVYLKAGYAFTEAKLGAYGAANSQVKKAGNTLPFTPKHLANLWVNYELEDGLGFGIGGNYTSDNYTNSDNSYTLPSYLLMDGAIYYQKNNVRIGVNINNITNKLYFTDAIYDYQFFPGAERNFKINLSYKI, encoded by the coding sequence ATGAAATTCAAATTACTTTTTTCTTTTTTAATTAGCAGCAGTTTACTGATTGCTCAAAATTCAAAATCCGTTCAACTTTTAAATAAACAAAACGGGCTACCTATTGAGTTTTCCTCTATTATAAATAACAATTCTAAAAAAGGAACAAGCTCTAACAATAAAGGGATTTTCAAAATTACAGGAAACCCTAACGATGTTATTAACATCTCATATGTTGGCTACAAATCAACAAGTATTTTATTTAAAAAATTAGCCGATATTATTTATTTACACCCGCTATCGGTTCAATTACAAGGGGTCGAAATTTCGAGTACAAGAAAAAAATATGTTGAACTAAACAAGCTTCAATTAAAAAATTTAGACGCGCCATTAACAACCAATAGCGTGAGTTCTAAATTAATTAAAATTAGAAATACCAATGATTTAGGGACTGCTGTTAAAAGTGCTACAGGTGTTCGCCCGATAAACAGATACGGTGGTTTTCAAACTTTTAGAATACGAGGTTTTAACAATTTTGTTTTATTAAATGATGGTACAAGAGATGAACGTCATAATCTTTCTACAAGTGCGCCGAGTACTAATTTAGCCAATGTTGAGCGTATAGAAATACTTAAAGGACCTTCTGGTGTTATGTTTGGACACGCTGCTTTAGGCGGAATTATAAATATTATTCGTAAAAAACCAACTACGGATTTTTCTGCTGAATTTAATACTACCTATGGTTCTTTTAATACTTACGAAATGTCGGTAGGTATGGGAGGCCCTATTGATCAGAAATTAAGATATCGAGTAGATTTTGGTGTTTCTAAATCTGACGGTTGGAGAGATTTTGGCATCAATACAAATAACGCTTCTTTTGCGGTTAATTATACACCGACCAAGAAAGATGTTTTAGATATTTCTTTCCAAGCCAATAATGATAAATATGATACTGACACAGGAATTCCTGTTGATAAAGACGGAAGCATTGTAAAAGCAATGGATGTTAAAACGCGATATAACGATCCTCAAGATTATCTGAAACACAAACGTTTTGACTTACAAATTAAGTACAAACATCAGTTTAATAAAAAATTAAAATTAACTAATAATTTTTCATGGTCTGATGATGATATTAATTATCTTTCAACAGAATGGCTGTCTTTTAATGCAGCAAAAGATTCAATAACTAGAGGGTTTCCTTTTTATTTTAACCACACCACTAATACCATTCAAAATCAATTAGATTTAAGCTATCAGTTTAAAACAGGAAAGGTAAAACACAAATCGTTGTTTGGTCAATCGGTAAGTATTTTAGAAAGAAAATCGTTTAGAGGAAGCGTTGTTGGTCCTGGTACATACACTACTATTTCTGTTCAAAATCCTATTCTGAACCAAGGGCATATAGAGGCTGTTGATCAAAAAGTACAGATAAGAGATGAATTTAATAGTGGTTTTTATTGGCAAAACTGGTCGAATATTTCTGATAATTTTAAAGCCTTAATTGGTATTCGCTACGATATTTTTAAAGGAAGATATGCTACCGATAAAATTAAAGCAAATAGAACCTTAATTAAAGCGGGCGACAGAACAGAAGTTCCTTCAACAGCTTTTAGTTATAGAGCTGGTTTGGTGTATCAGCCGCTTAAAAATATTAGTATTTTTTCTTCTTATTCTAATTATTTTAAACCTTCAAGAACTATTGCTCCTAACAGTGAAATTTTTGATCCTGAAAAAGGATATCAAATAGAAGGAGGGCTTAAATTTGAAAGAAATAACACTTTAAACATTAGCCTGTCTACCTTTTATATTTTAAAACACAATATTGTTGAAAAAAATAAAGTAAATCAATACCTTCAAATTGGAGAAGCTGATTCCAAAGGTATCGAATTTGATTTAGAATACACTCCTATAAAAAATGTTTATCTTAAAGCTGGCTATGCTTTTACAGAAGCTAAATTAGGTGCTTACGGAGCAGCTAATTCACAGGTTAAAAAGGCAGGAAATACCTTACCTTTTACCCCTAAACATTTAGCAAATTTATGGGTTAATTATGAATTAGAAGACGGCTTAGGTTTTGGAATTGGAGGTAATTATACGAGTGATAATTATACAAATTCTGACAATTCATATACACTACCCTCTTATTTACTAATGGATGGCGCAATTTATTATCAAAAAAATAACGTCAGAATTGGTGTTAATATAAATAACATTACCAATAAATTATACTTTACAGATGCCATTTATGATTATCAGTTTTTCCCGGGCGCTGAAAGAAATTTCAAAATAAATTTAAGTTATAAAATTTAA